Genomic DNA from Methanocalculus natronophilus:
CATCAAGCTGTGGATGGCGGTACCCCTTCTTCAGGCGCCGCTTCCATGCATTCCCTGACGAGAGCGTTACCTGAGCCTCAGCACCCCGAAGGCCAATATCCAGGGCCTCTGCATCAAATACGGATCCGGTATCGCTTCGCCAGGTCACCTCAACCTGATCTGATCGATAGACCGGGTTGACGCATGAGTCCGAAACCGGGATCGTCTGGCCGCTTTCAAGCATGATCCTGCCGGTATAGGCGATCATGGCACCATTGTCGCCCATATAGAGACGCTCAGGCACAGCAAACGATGCGCCCCGCTCCCTGCACATCTGCGCAAGCATCTCCTGCATCCGTGCATTCACCCCGACACCGCCAACCAGGATCACCTCGTTCTTTCCGGTATGGGCAAGAGCCCGCTCTGTCACCTCGACACACATGGCAAACGCCGTCTCCTGGAGACTGCAGCAGACATCCGGCAACGGGGCATCTGCATCCCTTGCAGCAGACACAAGCCCTGAAAACGCGAGATCCATTCCTTTCACCGTGTAGGGAAGCGGGAAGTACGAGCCCTTTTTTGCCAGGTCTTCGACAACCGGCCCGCCGGGATGGGGAAGAGCATGGTGGCGGGCAAACTTGTCAAGCGCATTGCCGATCCCGATATCCAGCGTCTCGCCAAATATCCGGTATCTGCCATTTAAATAACCGAGAACCTGAGTATTTGCACCACTCGCATAGAGTACAATCGGATCAGTAAACCCCGTTTTAAACCTGCCGATCTCGATATGGGCAACACAGTGGTTGACCCCGACAAGAGGCACTCCAAGACCAAGCGCAAGCGAGCGGGCAGCAGTTGCAACCGTTCTGAGGCAGGGTCCAAGGCCCGGGCCCTGTGAGAAGGCAACAGCTGAGATATCATCAGCTTCTGCAAGCGCAGCGCCGATCACATCCTTCATCACAGCCGCATGGTGCTGGGCAGCCTCACGGGGATGAATACCACCATGTGGCGGAGAATAGGCAGAGGACGATATTGTTACCAGATCGTCATCAAAAACAGCGGCACTGAGGTTCCATGCAGTCCCCTCAATTCCCAGTACCTGCCCGATACGAGGCATAGAGAAAAATTATTTGTTAAATTCCGTGAAACCGCACTTTCCACACGAGACACGATCGGAATGGTTCGCAAGGAAGACACCCGGTCCGCAGCGCGGGCAATGCCGTTTCTCTGCTACCGCAGACTCACCATCCACTTTATAGTGTTTATAACGGCCGCCTGCCATACTCACTCCTCCGCTTCTGCTTTCGGCTGACCGCGTGAGAGGAGGAAATCGCGTTCTGTCCGGGTGCGGGCTTCTGCTGTATCATAGATACGGGCAAGACCCTTCCCTGTCCGGGAACCATACTGCATATTGACTGAGTCAAGTACAATCAGGTCCTCCCGGGCATTCTGAAGGGCTCCAAGCTTTCCGGTGATCTGCATTCTTGACGGGGTTGCGCCATCAAACGTCAGGGTAAACTCCAACTCATTCCTCAGCAGGAGTTCATTTCTTGTATTGGCTGTGATGTTAATCTCCATCAATATCCCAGAATTATTCTCCTGATACTTATTTAATACTGGCGTTCTCCCGGGTAAAATACGAGAGAAGAATAGTTGCCTCCTTGCGGGCAGACTCATCAATCTTCCTCATAACAACACCTTCACCGGGCTGGCCATAGAGGACAAGTGCTCCGTCAGGCGATGCGATGACAAGAGGAATAACCGCGAGATCTTCTTCGCCATCCACAAAGACGAGTGCAGGAGGATTGGCAATTGCCTCATGAAGCCCCCTGACCAGATCATCGGTGATGGTACCTGCCGGGTTTGTCACCCTGATGTACCGGGCGCCTGCATAGAGAGGGGTCTTGAGAAATGGTGAGCGCATAGAGTAGCCATCGATGACGACGATGTCAGGATAGATACCGCGCGAGAAGAGTGAGTCTGTGACCACATCACCTACGGTATAGACGACGTTTCCGGCAAGGTATGGAATCACCTGGGAGATATCAGAAAAGAGTGTGCCAAAGGGCTTTCTCAGGAAGTCGCGGCATTCATCCTGGAGGCGGAGCATCAGCGGACCTTCAGAGCATACCTTCCGGGAAGGTCTATATTCATCTTTTCTGCTATCGCGGAATGTTTTGGATCGATGATAACCAGATACCCCTGCCAGTCTGTGGAGAGGTTTGCATCCCCACAGACAACGCACGCCTCCTTATCTGACTCAAGCACCCTGTGGCATTGCCTGCAGACCTGATCCTGCTTCTTACGCGCTGGCATGGCCACCTTTCTCCGAGGAAAGTTTCGCATCTTCATCGGCAAGCCACGATGCGGTTCCAAGCCCTGCCTGCCTCATTGTCAGACCAATCTTGCTCTCACGCGGCTCACGCTCATTTAATGAGAGAGAGACGATCCGCGCCCTGACACTATCTCCAACACCGATTGTCCTCTCAGACTGCTGGCAGACCAGGCGGGAGTTCTTCTCGTCATGATTGATGAAGTCATCTGATATCTGGCTCACATGCAGCATTGCATCAATTGGGCCAAGGCTGACGAACGCTCCAAATCCTGTCGTCTCAACAACAAGCCCCTCAATGACCTCCTGGAGAGCAAGGCGAAGCGCCAGGGCTTCAAACGTGACATCATAGTACACCGCCCCATCCCCGGGGATAATCTCGCCTTCCCCAATCTCGTCAATTGCGGTAACGACAATGAAGATCCCGATCTCCTTATCAATGCTCCCTTCGAGCTGTTCCTGGAGAACATCAAGGAGAACAACCCTGAGATCCTCACCAAGACGGTGGGCGGGAACCCGGACCTTATCGGCTAATTTCAGTTTATAATACATATCTCACACCTATTTTCTGATGAGTTCCAATCGTTTCTGATTTCTTAATACTATCACAGGCAACCCTTTCTGAAGGAGGGCCTCTTTTAATTTCCGATCATTTGTCAGGACATGAGCAGAAAGGGCTTCTGCCTGAATGGCAACGATCTCATCAACCGGGAGATTTGGATTCCCGGGAGGAAGAGTCCTGCACCCTGATGCAAGCGTCAGGCCAAATCGTGCTGCCGCAGCCGATTTCCCCCGACCCTGTGCAAGCGCCCTCAGTTCATGCACCACTTCAGCCGGCACAACCGGCTCATAGGTGCCATAGATCTCCTGCAGGCCGGCGAAGATATCCACACCGGACCGTTGGGGGATCAGGAGCGCATTGGTGTCCAGGAGAACAACTACTCGGTCAGAACCCCCATTCCGATCAGCCGCCATCGACCGCCAACCTGCCTTGATATTGCGATACGGGATCCAATTTCTGCACAAACCGGGCGTTTCAGGACGACATCGACGATATTCTTCCTGGTTCCGGTAACCACACCGACTGTGACAGCAGTCCCCACAGAGAGCATAAGCGGCTCTTTGTGCTTCAGTGGCTCAATCAGCTGCTCAGATGTTGCACCAACGACACGCTCCATCAGGGTGACGTCAAACTTCATCGTATCCCATACCGGCGGTAGTTTTCCGGGATGGCCTGCCACCTGGCCGACGAGCGTATCGCTTTTGGTGATAGCAGGATCAAGTTTTGTGCCAAGACCCGTGAGACCACCCGGTGTTGCCAGGGTGATCTTCTTTGCACCCATGTGCATGGAGCTGATCTTTGTCTGTATAGGCTCCCATTTCGTCTTATTTTCGATGATTTGCTGCCTTCCGGGACGAATCTCGATCTCCTCACCATCACGGAGCAACCCGCGGATCAGCGACCCGCCGATCACCCCTCCACGGATATCACGCCAGCTGGCGGCCGGCTTGTTGATATCAAAGGAGCGCGCAATCAGGAGAACCGGTGGAACATCGGGATCACGATCGATCTCGGGGATCGTCTCATCAAGTGCACCAACCAGTGCCGGGAAGTTGATCCCTTTCTGTGCTGAAACCGGTATGATGGGTGCATTCTCGGCAACCGTCCCTTTCACAAATTTTTTAATCTGCTTATAATTCTCAAGTGCAGCAGCCTGGGTAACAACATCGATTTTGTTCTGGACGATAACTATCCGGGTTATCCCGGTTAATTCAAGCGCCATAAGATGCTCTTTCGTCTGTGGTTGTGGACATGGCTCGTTTGCTGCAATGACAAGCATCGCACCGTCCATGATCGCAGAGCCGGAGAGCATCGTCGCCATCAGGGTTTCGTGACCGGGGGCGTCCACAAAAGAGACCGATCGAAACGGCTCGGTCTTCCCATTACAGACCGGACAATCCGGAAATGTGGATAGCGCATCAGATCCGGTACACGATGGACACCGGTAAAAGGTTACATCCGCATACCCCAGACGGATCGAGATCCCCCGTTTCAACTCTTCACTGTGGCGATCCGTCCAGGTGCCGGTAACCCCTGAGACAAGCGTCGTTTTTCCGTGGTCGACGTGACCGACGACGCCTATATTGACACTTGGTATTGTAGGATCATGCAAAGAAACTCAAACCTCCATAGCCTATATAATCGTTCTTCTCATAGATAATATCTCAGGGTAGCGGAACGATCAGGATACGATCAGGCACCCCCGTTTTTGGAAGGAGTTGAGACCGGCAACACCCCAGAGGACATATGGAGTATGTCAGAACATGAACAATTATTCCGAAATAGTAATATCATAGTGCGAATCAGATACAGTAGGAAATGATATGACCGGAGAATCAGAGTTATCACGAATTGGCATCTCACTCCCGAAGAATCTGCTTGACAAATTTGATGATATCATCGGTATGCGCGGGTACTCATCACGTTCCGAGGGTATCAGGGATGCGATCCGCAGCTACATCACATACTACCAGTGGATGAGTGATGTGAAGGGAGATCGCCAGGGTGTTATTACGATGGTATATGATCACGAACACCGCGGCCTCATCCAGACACTGACAGAGATCCAGCACGACTATATGTCCCTTATCCAGGCATCACTCCATTCCCATGTCACCCATGACCGGTGCCTTGAGGTGATACTGGTGAGAGGGGATGGTAATGACATCAAGGCGGTTGCCGAACGCCTGATGTCGCAAAAAGGTGTTGAATCTGTTAAATTAACAACGATTCCGGTAAACAGGTGAGGGATCAGCCCCCACACTCAACATTATCGTCACAGAGACGTGCACTCTCGGCAGCCAGAGTCTGGCGGATGACATCCTCCTGGATCTCTTCACGCACATCCTTCTCTTTCTTTGGCTTATTCTCTTTCAGGCTGGTTATAGGCGTGAGCATGTCGGCACGGTAGAGAAGATCGGTTGTATCGACAATACAGAAGAGATCACCCCCAATCTCTTCAATACCGGTCACAGTACCGACGGTTCCGGTTCGCCCATACCGGACCGCCTGGCCGGGCTTGATAGCAGTGGTCATGGTTAGCATTGTAGGTACGGGACGGGATAAAGATATTGGGATCGGTTGTTCCATCCACCCCCGGGGGGCTGATTGCCTGGACCTTCAGAGAACCTGCCAGTAGTACCCGGACCCTACCAGTGCACCCTCTGGAGCAGTTTGGCAACCCGCCGTGTTCCTGGCTGCGGCTTCAGGTTATCGGGAAGATGAACAGCATCCCCTTTCAAAGCCGAGAATATCGAGCCAAGTGATCTGCCCATCGAAGGGCCGTATCCGCCTTCAAGCACAAGCGCAATCGGCAGATCCAGTGCATCTGTAATCGTGCGTGCCATCATCCCGAAATCTTTTGGAACAAGATGCATGCCTGCAAGCGGATCATCACTGAGCCCGTCCTGGCCGGATGAGATGATCAATGCATCCGGATCAAACCGGATCATCGCCGGGATAAAAACCTCCCGGAAAACCCAGAGAAAATCAGCTGATGTGCAGCCGGGAAGGATCGGGGCATTTAAGGTGTAGCCTTTACCGGCACCTGATCCTATCTCATCTATCCATCCTGTCCGGGGGAAGCTGTTACTCTGGTGGATCGACATCACAAGCACCCGGTCACTTGTATAGAATGCTTTCTGCGTCCCATTGCAATGGTGGACATCCCAGTCAAGGATGGCAACCCGGTCATAATCCCTGAGAAGGGAGGCTGCAGCAATCGCAGCGCTGTTAAAGAGGCAGAAGCCCATGGCACGATCCGGTTCGGCGTGGTGTCCCGGGGGGCGGCCGAGGGCAAAGGCGCGTTCACCATCAATTGCACGCTCTGCTGCAAAGACAGCCGAACCGGCTGCATATGATGCCACCTCAAAGGAGCGGGGGGTGATATAGGTGTCGGGATCAATAAATCTCACCCCACCAAACTCGGAGAGCTGGCGGATCATCCGGATATGTGCAGGCGTATGCACAGAGGCAAGATCCGCTTCCTCTGCCAGAACCGGGGGATGGATGGTGACGCCATCTGGAATACCCTCACGGAGGGCATCCAGACGGAGTGCGCATTCCGGATGGTTGTCAATATGGTGGAGGGAGAAGATCTCCCCTGAGACAGCAGATGTGCGGGGCATACGGGATCAACAAACTACAGCACTCTTGTCAGGTGCCAGATGAAACTGAGCTGAAATACGATTGCAGACAGAATACTGTCTGGAAAGCATCAGGATTTGGCAGGAACCATGCACGAACAACTCACTCCACAGTCACACTTTTTGCCAGGTTCCGTGGCTTATCAATATCACACCCAAGCGCATCCGCAGTCTGGTAGGCAAGCCGCTGGAGGAGGACAGAGACCGATGCAACAGCAGCCACCTCGTCCTGAGCCGGAACCGGGAGGAAGAGATCCACAAGTTCCGGCAGTTCATCATCACCGGTTAAGCCGATTCCGATCACCGGTGCTCCACGCGCTTTAATCTCCTTAATATTTGAGAGCATCACCGGGTATGTCCTGCCGGGCATCGCAACCGCGATGACAGGAGTATCCGGGGAGAGGAGTGCAAACGGCCCATGCTTCAGCTCGCCTGCCGCATACCCCTCAGCATGGATATAGGTGATCTCTTTCATCTTCAGTGCCCCTTCAAGCGCCACGGGATAGTAGAGACCCCGGCCAATGAAGAAGATAGAGTTCGCACATTTGCAGAGTGAGACTGCCCCGTCAACCGGTATGGTGAGTGCGTCCTCGATCATGACATTCACGCGATCAAGATCCCATTCAGACAGGTTCTCCGAGAGGGAAGAGGCGATCTCAAGACCTGCTGCAAGCTGGGCAATGAACGATTTTGTCGCAGCGACACTCACTTCGGGACCGGCACGGGTATAGATCGTCGCATCAGCGATCCTGGCAACTGATGATCCGACCACATTGGTGATCGCAATTGTGGGGCAGCCGCATGACTTTGCCATCTTCAGTGCGGCAAGCGTATCCGCAGTCTCACCGGACTGGGTAAGACCGATGATCAGGTCAGTGAGCGGTGGAGTATAGTACTTAAATTCTGATCCGATCTCAACCCTGACGGGGATACCGCAGTATGACTCAAGGATGTACTTATAGAGAAGGCCAGCATGATAGGATGAGCCGCAGGCGATGACCGATATCGTCTCTTTTCTCTTTGAGAGGATGGCAAGAGCCTCGTCTGCCTCTCTCACCGCCTGAAGGGTATTGTAGAAGACCTGGGGCTGTTCAAAGATCTCTTTCAGCATAAAGTGGGTGAACCCACCCTTTTTGGCATCCTCAACATCCCAGTCCACCTCTTCTGCCTGACGTGAAACCGGGTTGCCATCATGGAAGATCTGCAGCTCTGATCTCAAAAGGGCAATACAATCGCCATCTTCAAGATAGATCACCCGTCGGGTATACTCGAGTAGGGGAGTGATATCTGATGAACAGAAGAACTCACGATCTCCAATCCCGATCACAAGAGGGCTTCCGTTCCGGGCGCCAACAATTGTGTCGCATCCTTCTGCAGCCACGAGGAGGGCATATGAGCCTTTGAGACGCGGAAGAATCGCAAAGAAAGCAGACCGAAGATCTCCATCAAACTGCTCCTCAACAAGATGGGCAACCACCTCGGTATCGGTATCTGATCTGAAGATATGTCCGCGTGCAAGTAATTCACGCTTCAGTTCTGCATAGTTCTCAATGATCCCGTTATGCACCACCGCAATTCTGCCGGTACAATCAAGGTGGGGGTGAGCATTGCGGTCGTCTGGAACACCATGGGTTGCCCACCGGGTATGCCCAATCCCAATCGTCCCCGGCAGACTGGTAAACGAGGGATCGGCACCAGAGATTCTGCCGCTCTTTTTAGCTACAGAGAGACCTTCATTCAGTGTTGCAAGGCCAAAGGAATCATATCCCCTGTATTCAAGCTTCTTTAAACCCTCAATCACAATTCTGGCTGCCTGGCGATTACCGATATAGCCCACAAGCCCACACATTTCAGATCACCCGCGAGCCATCAGGAATCACTCCTTCAAGCCGCCTGCCAGAACGGACATCGACATTGTTTCCAAGGATGCATCCCGTCAGGACAACAGATGGTTCAAGCCGGACACCTTCGCCAAGAATGGCGCCAAACGTGCCGCGGTGAAGCATCTTCGCATCTCCGTCCCCAAGTGAATAGAGGCCGGATGTCGTGATCGTTGAGAGATGATCAGCTATCAGGCACCCATCCCCGATAACAGAGTCAGAAATCCGGGAATGGGAGCCAACCCTGACATCATCCATAAGAATACTGTTTTCCACAAAAGTGAATGGCTCTATACTGACACGGCTCCCGATACTCACATCAGGTCCGATGACCGTATTTGGGTGGATGACGGTATCATCCCCGATCCTGACCGGACCGGTGATACAGCAGCCAGGGCCGATGGTGGTTCTGGATCCAATTGATACATTCCCCCTTATCGTGACAAGACGGCTTATAGCCCCGCTTTTTTGTGGCTCATTGGTTCTGAGCAGATGCCGGTTCTGACTGAGAAGATCCCATGCATGGATCGCATCATCCCATTCACAGCCCCGGACAGCCCGGATCAAAACACCCTCAGCTATCAGGCGGATGAGGAGATCTGAAAGTTCAAATTCGGAGACAGATTGTATCACTTCAGGTGTGAAGAGATAGAGCCCGCTGCTGACAAGGGAAGGTCCTGTTTCATCCGGCTTCTCGATAAAGGAGGTCACATAATTGTTCTGCACGGTCACGACACCATAATGGGACGGAGAAGAGGAGGAGTTGACCATGATGGCGTTCCCATCTGATCCCATCATCCTGATGGAGTCGGCATCCACGTACGTATCCCCTGAGAGAACGAGTGCCGTATCGTGGATGAGGGGTGCTGCACAGGCGAGGGCATGAGCAGATCCAAGCTGCCGCTCCTGGACGACAACCCGAACCTCATGATCGAGACTGTTTAAATGCCTGATCACCTGCTCTTTCCTGTACCCGACGACGACGATGATATCCCGTATACCGGATGCGAGGAGGGCATCAATACAATAATCGATTAAAGGGCGGTTGCCAACGGGTATAAGCGCCTTTGGCCGGTTTTTTGTTAACGGGCGAAGCCGCCAGCCCTCGCCACCTGCCAGAATAACTGCCTGCATCTTCTCTTACCTCGAAATGATTGTGTCATCGTCATAGACGCCATCAACAAACGAATGTGGCGCAATTCTTGAGTTCGATCCGATGATCGATCCCGTATTGACCGAGCAGTTGATGCCAAAGAGGACATCATCGCCTATGACCGCACCAAACTTCTTTCTTCCTGTGGCAATCCCTCCTGATGACACAATCCCATGATCATGCCGGAGATTGGCAATTTTTGTCCCTGCACCGAAATTGCACCCTGCTCCGATGACGCTGTCGCCGATATAGTTGAAATGAGGGATCTTTGTGCCATGGAAGATGACAGAATTCTTCACTTCCACGGCATGGCCGATATGGCATGAGTCGCCGATAGCAGTCTTTGGCCGGATATAGGCATGGGGCCCGATGATGCAGTTTTTACCTATACAGCAGGGGCCTTCGATATAACTGCCAAAACGTATGACTGTCCCTTCCCCGATTGTGACCTGGCCGGTTATGAAAACCCCTTCCTCGATAAATCCGGCGTTCTCTGCTGCTTCATCCGGGAGGATAGTTTCATGGGCAGCAAGGATATCCCATGGGTAGCCGACATCCATCCATGACCGGAAATGGACAGCAGCAAGCCGGCCCTCGTCAATGTACCTGGTGAGGGCATCGGTCAGTTCGTACTCGCCCCGGCCCGAAAGCCCGATTGTCTGAAGCAGGTCAAATATTTCTGGAGAGAAGAGATAGGCGCCAGCATTGATCATGCTGCTCTTTGGATGCTTTGATTTCTCTTCCAGGTTCACAACCCGGTTGCTTTCAAGAACAACCACACCGTACTCGCCGGGGTTTTCAGTCTCTGCAACTGCCATTGCGGGAGCAGGCAATTCCGAGAGTGCCTCTATCTCGCCGGAACTGACGATCATATCCCCGTTCATCATCAGGAAGCTGCCGGATACAAGCCCTTCGGCAGAAAGGAGCGCATCTGCTGTGCCACGCTGCCTCTTCTGGAGGACATACTCTATCTCAACACCGAGCCCGCTGCCATCACCAAAGTGATCCCGGACAGCCTGTTCCCCGTATCCGACCACCAGGATAAAGCGCCTGATACCGGCATCCCTTGCAGCAATAATTAAGTGTTCAAGCATCGGGCGGTTAGCAAGCGGGATCATCACCTTGGGGCGGTTCGTTGTCAGCGGCCGCATCCGTTTTCCTTCTCCCGCTGCAAGAATGACACATTCAGTTGGTACTGCCATCATGAGACCTTCCGGATCGCTCTTTTTAATCTATCTTCACCTTCTGAAAGAAGACGTTTTGCATTATCTTTCGTTCTGCCTTCCGCGGTCACCCGGACTTTTGGCTCAGTGCCACTTGCACGTACCAGGTACCAGCCGTCCTCCTCCTCCACCCGGAGACCATCTGTTGGGTTCTCTGCACCAAGAGCACGGAGTACTGCTGCTCCATCAGGTGTCGGAATTGATGAGCGCAGGATTGGATACACCGGCATGCCATCAACTTCTTCTGCGAGATCCCATTCACCGGCGATTTCACAGATAAGGGCCGCAGCATAGACGCCATCGGGGCAGAGCGAGTGGGAGGGGAAGATCCAGCTCCCGGAGGGTTCGCCTCCAAGGCTTCCCCAGGAGAGGAGGGCTTCAGAGACATAACTGTCACCAACAGGCGTGCGGCGGACTGTCGCAACCTCGTCAACTGCCATGGACGCATCCATGGTTGTCACCACCTCGCCGAGGTCAAGGTATGACGCAAAGAGCATCAGGAGGTGTTCGCCTGCAATGAACCGCCCCCTGTTATCAAAGGCAACGCACCTGTCTGCATCCCCGTCCTGGGCGATCCCGCAGGCAGCACCGGAGCTCCTGATAACCTGTGGCATATAGGAGAGGTTCTCAGGCAGGGGTTCAGATGGACGCGGAAACAGCGGAGTTGGATCGCAGTTGAGCAGCACGGCAGGAAGATGGCTCTCTTTGAGAAGGGCGGGGGTGATGAGCGATCCTGCACCGCCGCCGCAATCCAGGACAACCGTCATCCCTTCAGGAAGAGAGAGGGAAGAGAGGATTGCGTCCTGGTGCTGCGTCACAATCTCTGATTCGACCCTTGAACCGATGGTTCTCCAGTCAGTCCATGAAGGATCACCGAGGGTCGCTTCAATCTCATGCTGCTCTGCACGTGTGATGGATGAACCATCGGGATTGAAGACTTTTAATCCATTATATTCTTCAGGGTTATGCGAGGCCGTCACCATGATGCCGGCATCTGTATTCCGGGCCGCATAGGCAACAGTCGGGGTCGGCGCAACCCCTCCGGAGAGAACATCAGACCCGGCAGAGAGGAGGCCTGCAATAAGAGATTCGGCAAGTATATGGCCGCTTGATCGCGTATCCCGTGCGACAACCACCTT
This window encodes:
- a CDS encoding bifunctional N(6)-L-threonylcarbamoyladenine synthase/serine/threonine protein kinase — its product is MPRIGQVLGIEGTAWNLSAAVFDDDLVTISSSAYSPPHGGIHPREAAQHHAAVMKDVIGAALAEADDISAVAFSQGPGLGPCLRTVATAARSLALGLGVPLVGVNHCVAHIEIGRFKTGFTDPIVLYASGANTQVLGYLNGRYRIFGETLDIGIGNALDKFARHHALPHPGGPVVEDLAKKGSYFPLPYTVKGMDLAFSGLVSAARDADAPLPDVCCSLQETAFAMCVEVTERALAHTGKNEVILVGGVGVNARMQEMLAQMCRERGASFAVPERLYMGDNGAMIAYTGRIMLESGQTIPVSDSCVNPVYRSDQVEVTWRSDTGSVFDAEALDIGLRGAEAQVTLSSGNAWKRRLKKGYRHPQLDAELIRERTRAEARILVSARRAGVPTPVIRDLTSDTIVMEEINGSVLKYTLDPDLAEEAGRMVGKLHTGGIVHGDLTTSNMIERDGDVVPIDFGLGHVTSEIEARGVDLHVFFQTLESTREDAPVLKEAFMKGYRETFEGADDVIVREHEIELRGRYL
- a CDS encoding 30S ribosomal protein S27ae; the protein is MAGGRYKHYKVDGESAVAEKRHCPRCGPGVFLANHSDRVSCGKCGFTEFNK
- a CDS encoding 30S ribosomal protein S24e produces the protein MEINITANTRNELLLRNELEFTLTFDGATPSRMQITGKLGALQNAREDLIVLDSVNMQYGSRTGKGLARIYDTAEARTRTERDFLLSRGQPKAEAEE
- a CDS encoding GTP-dependent dephospho-CoA kinase family protein; this translates as MLRLQDECRDFLRKPFGTLFSDISQVIPYLAGNVVYTVGDVVTDSLFSRGIYPDIVVIDGYSMRSPFLKTPLYAGARYIRVTNPAGTITDDLVRGLHEAIANPPALVFVDGEEDLAVIPLVIASPDGALVLYGQPGEGVVMRKIDESARKEATILLSYFTRENASIK
- the spt4 gene encoding transcription elongation factor subunit Spt4, encoding MPARKKQDQVCRQCHRVLESDKEACVVCGDANLSTDWQGYLVIIDPKHSAIAEKMNIDLPGRYALKVR
- a CDS encoding DNA-directed RNA polymerase; protein product: MYYKLKLADKVRVPAHRLGEDLRVVLLDVLQEQLEGSIDKEIGIFIVVTAIDEIGEGEIIPGDGAVYYDVTFEALALRLALQEVIEGLVVETTGFGAFVSLGPIDAMLHVSQISDDFINHDEKNSRLVCQQSERTIGVGDSVRARIVSLSLNEREPRESKIGLTMRQAGLGTASWLADEDAKLSSEKGGHASA
- a CDS encoding PIN domain-containing protein, whose translation is MAADRNGGSDRVVVLLDTNALLIPQRSGVDIFAGLQEIYGTYEPVVPAEVVHELRALAQGRGKSAAAARFGLTLASGCRTLPPGNPNLPVDEIVAIQAEALSAHVLTNDRKLKEALLQKGLPVIVLRNQKRLELIRK
- a CDS encoding translation initiation factor IF-2 subunit gamma; protein product: MHDPTIPSVNIGVVGHVDHGKTTLVSGVTGTWTDRHSEELKRGISIRLGYADVTFYRCPSCTGSDALSTFPDCPVCNGKTEPFRSVSFVDAPGHETLMATMLSGSAIMDGAMLVIAANEPCPQPQTKEHLMALELTGITRIVIVQNKIDVVTQAAALENYKQIKKFVKGTVAENAPIIPVSAQKGINFPALVGALDETIPEIDRDPDVPPVLLIARSFDINKPAASWRDIRGGVIGGSLIRGLLRDGEEIEIRPGRQQIIENKTKWEPIQTKISSMHMGAKKITLATPGGLTGLGTKLDPAITKSDTLVGQVAGHPGKLPPVWDTMKFDVTLMERVVGATSEQLIEPLKHKEPLMLSVGTAVTVGVVTGTRKNIVDVVLKRPVCAEIGSRIAISRQVGGRWRLIGMGVLTE
- the nikR gene encoding nickel-responsive transcriptional regulator NikR; translated protein: MTGESELSRIGISLPKNLLDKFDDIIGMRGYSSRSEGIRDAIRSYITYYQWMSDVKGDRQGVITMVYDHEHRGLIQTLTEIQHDYMSLIQASLHSHVTHDRCLEVILVRGDGNDIKAVAERLMSQKGVESVKLTTIPVNR
- a CDS encoding DUF2098 family protein — encoded protein: MTTAIKPGQAVRYGRTGTVGTVTGIEEIGGDLFCIVDTTDLLYRADMLTPITSLKENKPKKEKDVREEIQEDVIRQTLAAESARLCDDNVECGG
- a CDS encoding histone deacetylase family protein, producing the protein MPRTSAVSGEIFSLHHIDNHPECALRLDALREGIPDGVTIHPPVLAEEADLASVHTPAHIRMIRQLSEFGGVRFIDPDTYITPRSFEVASYAAGSAVFAAERAIDGERAFALGRPPGHHAEPDRAMGFCLFNSAAIAAASLLRDYDRVAILDWDVHHCNGTQKAFYTSDRVLVMSIHQSNSFPRTGWIDEIGSGAGKGYTLNAPILPGCTSADFLWVFREVFIPAMIRFDPDALIISSGQDGLSDDPLAGMHLVPKDFGMMARTITDALDLPIALVLEGGYGPSMGRSLGSIFSALKGDAVHLPDNLKPQPGTRRVAKLLQRVHW
- the glmS gene encoding glutamine--fructose-6-phosphate transaminase (isomerizing), with amino-acid sequence MCGLVGYIGNRQAARIVIEGLKKLEYRGYDSFGLATLNEGLSVAKKSGRISGADPSFTSLPGTIGIGHTRWATHGVPDDRNAHPHLDCTGRIAVVHNGIIENYAELKRELLARGHIFRSDTDTEVVAHLVEEQFDGDLRSAFFAILPRLKGSYALLVAAEGCDTIVGARNGSPLVIGIGDREFFCSSDITPLLEYTRRVIYLEDGDCIALLRSELQIFHDGNPVSRQAEEVDWDVEDAKKGGFTHFMLKEIFEQPQVFYNTLQAVREADEALAILSKRKETISVIACGSSYHAGLLYKYILESYCGIPVRVEIGSEFKYYTPPLTDLIIGLTQSGETADTLAALKMAKSCGCPTIAITNVVGSSVARIADATIYTRAGPEVSVAATKSFIAQLAAGLEIASSLSENLSEWDLDRVNVMIEDALTIPVDGAVSLCKCANSIFFIGRGLYYPVALEGALKMKEITYIHAEGYAAGELKHGPFALLSPDTPVIAVAMPGRTYPVMLSNIKEIKARGAPVIGIGLTGDDELPELVDLFLPVPAQDEVAAVASVSVLLQRLAYQTADALGCDIDKPRNLAKSVTVE
- a CDS encoding sugar phosphate nucleotidyltransferase, yielding MQAVILAGGEGWRLRPLTKNRPKALIPVGNRPLIDYCIDALLASGIRDIIVVVGYRKEQVIRHLNSLDHEVRVVVQERQLGSAHALACAAPLIHDTALVLSGDTYVDADSIRMMGSDGNAIMVNSSSSPSHYGVVTVQNNYVTSFIEKPDETGPSLVSSGLYLFTPEVIQSVSEFELSDLLIRLIAEGVLIRAVRGCEWDDAIHAWDLLSQNRHLLRTNEPQKSGAISRLVTIRGNVSIGSRTTIGPGCCITGPVRIGDDTVIHPNTVIGPDVSIGSRVSIEPFTFVENSILMDDVRVGSHSRISDSVIGDGCLIADHLSTITTSGLYSLGDGDAKMLHRGTFGAILGEGVRLEPSVVLTGCILGNNVDVRSGRRLEGVIPDGSRVI